In Blastococcus saxobsidens DD2, the genomic stretch AGCTCGCCGTGGGCTTCTTCGGGTCGCGGTACGACCGCGCCACCCCCGCCGAGCGCGAGTACATGCACGCCATGGCGGAGCTGGGCGGGGACGCCGGCGCGGCGGTGGCGACGTCGGAGGTCGCCGTCGCGCTGGGGCGCAAGCCCGCCTCGCTCTCCCCGGCCCGCGACTCGCTGATCAAGAAGGGGCTGGTCTACTCGGCCGAGCGGGGCCAGATCGCCTTCACCGTGCCGCACTTCGGCCGCTACCTGCTGCGCCATCCGGACTAGGTGGCTACCCGGCGTCGGCCCCGCCCCACGGGGTTGTACCGGCCTGCAGCCCGACGAGCCAGCCTGACGGATTCACCGCGTGAAATCAACCGCCTTCGACGCGGCGATCTGCGGAACCGGACGCATGCGGGGTTGACACCGCCCGGACCGGGGCACCCCTGGATCCGTCGGTGACCAGGACTCGAGGGGGAGAGCATGGCGCGACTCGCATGGCCGCTGCGCCCGCTGCCCGATGGGCGTGGCGAGGTCTGGCGGTGGCGACTCGGTGCACTCGCCGAACTGCCCCCCGCCCGCGCCTCCCTCCGCAGCCATCTTGGGGGCCTCGGCTTCCCCGACGACCCGGCCGACGAGTGCAGCGAGCAGCTGGTGCTCGCGTTCGACGAACTGGCCTCCAACGCCCTGCGCCACGGCGAGTCACCGGTGGTGGCCACGGTCGTGGCCGGCAGCGGCGGCTGGCTGCTCGACGTGAGCGACCGCGCTCCGGAGGCCATGCCGGCCCCTACCGTCGACCGGGACCCCGCGCAGGGCGGAATGGGGCTGCAGCTGGTGGCCCGCCTGTCGGTGGCGCACGGCTGGTACGTCGACGACGGCTGCAAGCACGTCTGGGCCTGCCTGCCCACCAGCGGCGACGAGCAGGCCCGGGCGATCGCCTGACCGGCTCGCGGAGTGCGGTGCACCGCAGAGGCCCAGGACCGGTCCGGTCCTGGGCCTCCGTCGTTCAGCGCTCGGCGCTCATCCTCACGGGATGACGAAGGAGATCGCTCCCTTGCCGTAGGTGGGCACCTCGATGGCGAGGTCCACCCGGTTGAAGGCGGCGAGCATGCCCTCGATGTCACCGGGCAGGTCCTCACCGGCCGCGTAGAGCTTGTGCAGCTTCGAGTGCGGGGCACCGGCGGTGTTGAACAGCGCGGAGAGCACGTTCACCACCTCGTGCAGCGCCTCGACCTGCATGCCGGTGAGCTCGCCGTCCTCCTCGACCGCGTCCTGGGCGCCGCCGGGCGGCAGCAGGGCCAGGGCTGAGCCGGTGTAGGCCGACGCCCCCAGGTCCATCAGGCACAGGGCGTTGACGTTCATGTACGGGTCCACGTAGACGGCCACGGACACCGGCTTGTCCGGCGTCGGGGTGACCGGTGCACCGGGGGAGACGGCGACCGGCTTGCCGACCAGACCGGTCAGCATGTCGCGGACGTCCTTGGCGGCGGGCAGTTGCACGGCGGCGGCGGTCATGCGATCACCCCGTCCAGGTGCTCCTTGAAGATGTCCTCGTTGAACGGCTTGGCGATGAGGAACATCGCACCGGCGTTCGCCGCCTTCTCGCGCATCTCCGGCGAGCCCTCCGAGGTGACGAACCCGAAGGGCACGGCCGAACCGCTGGCCCGCAGGGCCTGCAGGCACTCGATGCCGGTCATGTTGGGCATGTTCCAGTCCGACAGGACCAGGTCCGGCCTCTCGGACCCGACCTTGGCCAGCGCGTCGGCGCCGTCCTCGGCCTCGACGATGTCGTGGTCGTCGTACCCGGCCTGACGCAGCGTGCGGATGACGATCTGCCGCATGACGCGGCTGTCGTCGGCGATCAGGATCTTCACAGTGACACCTCGTTCTCGCGCGTGGGGGAGGACACCGGCAGTGGCGGAAGGGCGCCCTGCACGGAGATGGAGACCGGCTCGCCGCGCCAGACCACGTCGACGCGGCACACGTCGACGGGGTTGCGGACGACCGGGGCGCTCCCGACCTGGGGCAGGCTCAGGCCGGACGGGCCGGGCAGCGCGGCCTTGACGTTGCCGCCGACGACGTTGGCGATCTCGCCGAAGGCGTCTTCGACGTCCTCGTGCTCGAGCACCTCAGGAACGGCCTCGCGCAGCAGGGCGCGGGACAGCTCTTCCGCCGTGCCACGGCCGGTGGTGAGGACGACGCTGCCGGTCCAGGGGCCGACGACGTCCACCCAGCTGGACACGATGTCCACCGGGGCCGCACCGGGGATCGGGACGAGGACCTCGTCCTCACCGACGAGGGCGACCCAGGTCTCCTCGGCGATCGAGAGGACGGTGGCCTCGTCGATCAGATCGGTGATGACCGGACGGGCGTCGCTCGCGCGGCGACGCTTCCTCGTGTCGATCGTGCTCACAGGGCGACCTCCTGGTCGCTGCTCCGCAGGGGAACCGGAACCACTACGCGCGCTTCGTCACTGCTCCGCAGGGGAACCTGATGCCCTACGAGCGCTTCTTCGGGGAGCAGGCCGAGCAGCGCGAGCTTGTCGCGGATGGCGTCGGCGGTGAACGGCTTGATCACGTACTCGTGCGCGCCGGCGGCGAGCGCCCGCACGATCTGGGTGTGCTCGCTCTCCGAGGTGACCATCATGATCGTCACGGAGCGCCAGGC encodes the following:
- a CDS encoding ATP-binding protein, which produces MARLAWPLRPLPDGRGEVWRWRLGALAELPPARASLRSHLGGLGFPDDPADECSEQLVLAFDELASNALRHGESPVVATVVAGSGGWLLDVSDRAPEAMPAPTVDRDPAQGGMGLQLVARLSVAHGWYVDDGCKHVWACLPTSGDEQARAIA
- a CDS encoding response regulator, whose amino-acid sequence is MKILIADDSRVMRQIVIRTLRQAGYDDHDIVEAEDGADALAKVGSERPDLVLSDWNMPNMTGIECLQALRASGSAVPFGFVTSEGSPEMREKAANAGAMFLIAKPFNEDIFKEHLDGVIA
- a CDS encoding chemotaxis protein CheX translates to MSTIDTRKRRRASDARPVITDLIDEATVLSIAEETWVALVGEDEVLVPIPGAAPVDIVSSWVDVVGPWTGSVVLTTGRGTAEELSRALLREAVPEVLEHEDVEDAFGEIANVVGGNVKAALPGPSGLSLPQVGSAPVVRNPVDVCRVDVVWRGEPVSISVQGALPPLPVSSPTRENEVSL
- a CDS encoding response regulator gives rise to the protein MRALVIDDSRAMRRIVTSILTGLGYEVRDAGHGREGLDVLDEGWMPQLVCVDWNMPVMDGLQFVSAVRSNPAWRSVTIMMVTSESEHTQIVRALAAGAHEYVIKPFTADAIRDKLALLGLLPEEALVGHQVPLRSSDEARVVVPVPLRSSDQEVAL